Below is a genomic region from Vicinamibacteria bacterium.
CGAACATTCCCGAGTCGGAGTCCCCGGGAAGGTATGAGACGCGGTACTCACCGCCGTCTACCTGGAAGACGAAGGGGTGCTCGAGATGGTAACGCGAGAGCGCCCGGATCCCGTAGGGACTCAGGAACTCGTTCTCGTCCAGCATGCGCCCGAGAATCCGGCGCAGCTTATCGGGATTGACGAGGGCGATCATGCCGCGGTCGGCGTGGCCCCGGTGGCCCGGTCCGGTGGGATGGAGGCTTGCCAGGAGCTCCGGGCGGCGGCGGGCCCGTTCGGTGAGGGCGGCCGTGACCGAAGGTACCCGTTCGCGCTGCCAGGGCTCGATGACGGTCGCGGCGCAGAGCGGGAGAAGGCCCACCATCGATCGCACTTTGAGCCGCTGCGCACTCCCGTCGGGAAGGCGAAGCACGTCGTAGTAGAAGCCGTCCTCCTCGTCCCACATGCCTTCCGCGCCCACCCGGTTCATCGCGTGACCGATCCACAGGATGTGGTCGACGAACTTCGCGGCGAGGTCCCCGTAAGTCTCGTCGACGGCGGCGATCTCGATCGCCATCTCAAGCATGTTCTGGCTGAAGAGCGCCATCCAGGCCGTGCCGTCCGCTTGCTCGAGATGGCCCCCGGTCGGAAGCGGGGCCGAGCGATCGAAGACCCCGATGTTGTCGAGGCCGAGGAAGCCTCCCTCGAAGACGTTCTTGCCGAAACGGTCCTTACGGTTCACCCACCAGGTGAAGTTCGCGAGGAGCCTTCCGAAGGCACGTTTGAGGAACCGAACGTCGCCTTCGCCCTGCCGGGCTTGCTCCGTCCGGTAGAGGAACAGCGACGCCCAGGGATGCACCGGCGGGTTCACGTCGCTGAAATTCCACTCGTAGGCGGGAATCTGGCCGCTCGGGTGGAGATACCTCGGCCGCAGCATCAGGTCGAGCTGCTGCTTGGCGAAATCCACGTCGACGGTGGCCAGGGCCACGGTGTGGAACGCGAGGTCCCACGCCGCGTACCAGGGGTACTCCCACTTGTCGGGCATGGAGATGACGTCGTCGTTGACCATGTGGTCCCATGCGCGGTTGCGCACCGTACTCGAAGTAGCGAAAGGCTCGACTCCGTGTTCTTCGAGCCACTTGTCGGCGTCGAGGAAATAGTACTGCTTAGTCCACAGCATTCCGGAAAGCGCCTGCCGCATCACCCTCGCTTCGTCCTCCGTGGCTGCCTTCGGGGTCAACGCACCATAGAAATCATCGGCTTCCCCCCGACGGGCATCGAACGTTTCGTCGAACCGCGAGAACGGATCCTTCGAAGACGTTGGAGGGACGTCGCTCAGACGGAGCCGCAGCACGGCCTGCCCTCCCGCCTTCACCTCGAGCCGGTGGTGTGCGGCCACCTTGGTGCCGGACTTCGGGTTGACCGCGTCGGCATTTCCAAGAACGACATAGTCGTTGATCCCATCCTTGACGTAGGGCCCGGAGTTCTCCCCACCGAAGAGGCGCCGATTGTTGGTCTCGTTCTCGGTGAACAGCAGAGGGACTTCCCCATCCACGTAAAGCCATCGCTCTCCGAGCTCGGCGTGGGAGGCGACGACCACCCGGGATCCCTTTCGCGCCTCGTCCACCCGAAGAGAGGGCTTCGGCGGATCCGGCCACCACATCCACGTGTTCCGGAACCAAAGGGTGGGGAGAATATGGATCGTCGCCGCTTCCGGTCCCCGATTTTGCGCGGTGATCCGGACGAGCACGTCCTCGGGCCCGGCCTTCGCGTACTCCACGAAGACGTCGAAGTAGCGATCGTCTTCGAAGATGCCGGTGTCGATGAGCTCGTACTCGAGCTCGGCGCGCGAGCGGCCCCGGTTCGTATTCACCAGGTCCTCGTACGGGTAGGCGCGATGGGGGTACTTGTAGAGCCACTTCATGTAAGAGTGGGTGGGCGTCGAGTCGAGGTAGTAGTAGTACTCCTTCACGTCCTCGCCATGATTGCCCTCGGCATTGGTCAAACCGAAGAGGCGTTCCTTGAGGATCGGATCCGCGCCGTTCCACAGAGCGACGGCGAAACACAGCCGCTGCTTCTCGTCGGAGAGACCGGCCAGCCCGTCTTCACCCCAGTGGTAGGCGCGGGAGCGCGCCTGATCGTAGCCAAAGTAGCTCCAGGCATCACCGTTGTCGCTGTAGTCTTCGCGGACCGTGCCCCATTGCCGTTCGCTGAGGTAGGGCCCCCACTTCCGCCAGGGAACATCTTTTTGGCGTGCCTCGCCAAGTCGTTTGAGCTCGGCGCCGTTCATGCCGTTCGCCATGGTTCGTCTCCTCTCAGCCTGCGATCGCGAGCGTCTCTTCGATGCGCTCCAGGTCTCCAGGCGTCGGCTCGCGCGCGAACGAGATTATGGGATGCGCTCGGTACAGGGGAACTCGAAAAACTACGGGGATGGAGCAGAAGAATTTACTGGCATATCCACCTGGTTTTCGAGCGCGCGGAGAAACGATCCGGGACCGTCTCGAGAAGAGCTCCGTTTTCAAGTCGGCGTCGTGCGCTCAAAGACAGCGACCACGCATGTCGTCTCCAGAGCCGCG
It encodes:
- a CDS encoding glucosidase; this encodes MNGAELKRLGEARQKDVPWRKWGPYLSERQWGTVREDYSDNGDAWSYFGYDQARSRAYHWGEDGLAGLSDEKQRLCFAVALWNGADPILKERLFGLTNAEGNHGEDVKEYYYYLDSTPTHSYMKWLYKYPHRAYPYEDLVNTNRGRSRAELEYELIDTGIFEDDRYFDVFVEYAKAGPEDVLVRITAQNRGPEAATIHILPTLWFRNTWMWWPDPPKPSLRVDEARKGSRVVVASHAELGERWLYVDGEVPLLFTENETNNRRLFGGENSGPYVKDGINDYVVLGNADAVNPKSGTKVAAHHRLEVKAGGQAVLRLRLSDVPPTSSKDPFSRFDETFDARRGEADDFYGALTPKAATEDEARVMRQALSGMLWTKQYYFLDADKWLEEHGVEPFATSSTVRNRAWDHMVNDDVISMPDKWEYPWYAAWDLAFHTVALATVDVDFAKQQLDLMLRPRYLHPSGQIPAYEWNFSDVNPPVHPWASLFLYRTEQARQGEGDVRFLKRAFGRLLANFTWWVNRKDRFGKNVFEGGFLGLDNIGVFDRSAPLPTGGHLEQADGTAWMALFSQNMLEMAIEIAAVDETYGDLAAKFVDHILWIGHAMNRVGAEGMWDEEDGFYYDVLRLPDGSAQRLKVRSMVGLLPLCAATVIEPWQRERVPSVTAALTERARRRPELLASLHPTGPGHRGHADRGMIALVNPDKLRRILGRMLDENEFLSPYGIRALSRYHLEHPFVFQVDGGEYRVSYLPGDSDSGMFGGNSNWRGPVWMPVNALLIRALLNFYAYHGDAFQVECPTGSGRQMNLFEVAREIANRLTRIFLRDANGRRPVFGGAEKFQTDPNFRDHLLFYEYFHGDNGAGVGASHQTGWTGLVATLVELFGTLDGPRFLEVGKEAAFERKARPRLNR